Proteins co-encoded in one Streptomyces roseochromogenus subsp. oscitans DS 12.976 genomic window:
- a CDS encoding Pls/PosA family non-ribosomal peptide synthetase yields the protein MSSPALDAPHPPHNPPGDRALFRSGAAASPRTLIDVLQSTAAIHPDVPALDTGTEMLTYRQLCAEADRRAQRLAVLGIGPGDRVGVRVPSGTAELYLSILAILYCGAAYVPVDADDPEERAATVFREAGVCRVLGPYPQPVDLAPPCGAAVDRGAPAPGDDAWIIFTSGSTGAPKGVAVTHRSAAAFVDAEADLFLPGRPLGPGDRVLAGLSVAFDASCEEMWLAWRSGACLVPAERSLVRAGHELGGWLDERDITVVSTVPTLLAMWPEAALRRVRLLILGGEACPPGLVERFAGPEREMWNTYGPTEATVVACAARLEPRRPVRIGLPLAGWELAVVDEAGEPVAYGEQGELVIAGAGTARYLDPVKDAERFRPCPALDSPRAYRSGDLVRADAEGLVFLGRVDDQVKLGGRRVELGEIDAALLALPGVRGAAAAVQSTAAGAQVLVGYVVPEPARDGQAVFEADKARALLSERLPAPLVPLLAEVADLPTRASGKADRKALPWPVPLADGEGAGGTVHQLHGTAARLADVWEQLLGLRPGPDSDFVGLGGTSLTAARMASVLREEYPGLSVADLYRHSVLHRMAAHLDSLAGTAEAVQPARPVPRRTAVVQFFVSLAGYAITGLRGLVGLAAADDVLGWVAPHSWAPHTSWWLILVGWAVLFSAPIRCLIGAGLARALAGSITPGAHPRGGAVHLRLWSAERAVAAFGVPSLLGTPWAARYARLLGCGTGRDVRLHTMPPVTGQAELGDGCSVEPEADIAGWWLDGDTLHIGRISIGAGARVGHRSTLLPGAVVGRGAELTAGSCLDARIPDGHVWTGSPARPAEPAERIAGAGWPAPPQDRRRRWHLAYALSLTVLPLLSLLAAAPALFATWLLVRHTATLSGAALKLLATAPLFAVTTTVCGMLISALTVRLLNRSITPGLHRADGGVAWRAWLVTRILDGARGSLFPLYASLATPYWLRLLGARVGRGTEISTVLPLPSLLQVDDGAFLADDTLVAPFELRGGWMRLGPVRIGSRAFVGNSGIVDPGRDVADHALVGVLSDAPAQGEPGMSWIGRPAMPLPRVAGAADPARTFAPPRRLVAARAAVELCRLLPVIIGTLLAEGVLLTEQEALDLGGLPLVALVGAPLLLAASLVACLTTTGAKWLLVGRFQPGERPLWSSFVWRNELFDTFVEVLAVPWGAGAHLGTPALNWWLRSLGARIGRGVWCETYWLPETDLIRLDDGASVNRGCVLQTHLFHDRIMRMDTVHLAAGASLGPHSIALPGTTIGTGASIAASSLVMRGETVPDGTRWAGNPIAGVSATGTAAPLAGGEAA from the coding sequence TTGTCTTCGCCCGCACTCGATGCGCCTCACCCTCCCCACAACCCGCCCGGCGACCGGGCGCTGTTCCGCTCCGGGGCAGCTGCGTCGCCGCGCACCCTCATCGACGTCCTGCAGTCCACCGCCGCCATACACCCGGACGTGCCCGCCCTGGACACGGGTACCGAGATGTTGACCTACCGTCAGCTGTGCGCCGAGGCCGACCGCCGCGCACAGCGGCTCGCCGTACTGGGAATCGGCCCCGGCGACCGGGTGGGAGTCCGGGTCCCGTCGGGTACCGCGGAGCTGTATCTGTCGATCCTCGCGATCCTGTACTGCGGAGCGGCCTATGTGCCGGTCGACGCCGACGACCCTGAGGAGCGTGCCGCCACTGTCTTCCGCGAGGCGGGCGTGTGCCGCGTGCTGGGGCCGTATCCGCAGCCCGTGGACCTTGCGCCACCGTGCGGAGCCGCGGTGGACCGCGGTGCGCCCGCGCCCGGCGACGACGCGTGGATCATCTTCACGTCCGGTTCGACCGGCGCGCCGAAGGGCGTGGCCGTCACCCATCGCTCCGCCGCCGCCTTCGTCGACGCCGAGGCGGACCTGTTCCTGCCCGGCCGGCCGCTGGGCCCCGGCGACCGCGTCCTGGCAGGGCTGTCCGTCGCCTTCGACGCCTCCTGCGAGGAGATGTGGCTGGCCTGGCGCTCGGGCGCCTGTCTGGTGCCGGCCGAACGCTCACTGGTGCGGGCCGGCCACGAACTCGGCGGCTGGCTCGACGAGCGTGACATCACCGTCGTCTCCACCGTCCCGACCCTGCTGGCCATGTGGCCCGAAGCGGCGTTGCGCCGGGTCCGGTTGCTCATCCTCGGCGGCGAGGCCTGCCCTCCCGGCCTCGTCGAACGGTTCGCGGGGCCTGAGAGGGAGATGTGGAACACCTACGGCCCCACGGAAGCCACCGTCGTGGCCTGCGCCGCCCGGCTGGAGCCCCGGCGTCCGGTCCGCATCGGACTGCCGCTGGCGGGCTGGGAGCTGGCCGTGGTCGACGAGGCCGGGGAACCGGTGGCGTACGGAGAGCAGGGCGAGCTGGTCATCGCCGGCGCCGGAACCGCGCGCTACCTCGACCCCGTCAAGGACGCGGAGCGCTTCCGGCCATGCCCCGCCCTCGACTCGCCGCGCGCCTACCGCTCGGGCGATCTGGTGCGCGCCGACGCCGAGGGACTGGTGTTCCTGGGACGCGTCGACGACCAGGTCAAGCTCGGCGGACGGCGCGTCGAACTCGGCGAGATCGACGCGGCCCTGCTCGCCCTGCCCGGGGTGCGCGGGGCGGCCGCAGCCGTACAGTCGACGGCGGCCGGCGCACAGGTGCTGGTGGGCTACGTCGTCCCGGAGCCGGCCCGCGACGGACAGGCCGTCTTCGAGGCCGACAAGGCCAGGGCACTGCTGAGCGAGCGGCTGCCCGCACCGCTGGTGCCGCTGCTGGCCGAGGTGGCCGATCTGCCCACGCGTGCCTCGGGGAAGGCCGACCGGAAAGCCCTGCCCTGGCCGGTGCCGCTCGCCGACGGCGAGGGTGCCGGTGGCACGGTTCACCAGCTGCACGGAACGGCCGCGCGGCTGGCGGACGTCTGGGAGCAGCTGCTCGGCCTGCGGCCCGGCCCCGACAGCGACTTCGTGGGGCTCGGCGGCACCAGTCTGACCGCGGCACGTATGGCGTCGGTGCTGCGCGAGGAGTATCCGGGACTGTCCGTCGCCGACCTCTACCGGCACTCGGTGCTGCACCGCATGGCCGCCCACCTCGACTCCCTCGCCGGCACTGCGGAGGCCGTACAGCCGGCCCGGCCGGTACCCCGGCGGACCGCCGTCGTGCAGTTCTTCGTCTCCCTGGCCGGCTACGCGATCACGGGGCTGCGCGGCCTGGTCGGCCTGGCGGCGGCGGACGACGTGCTCGGCTGGGTGGCGCCGCACAGCTGGGCTCCGCACACATCGTGGTGGCTGATCCTCGTGGGCTGGGCGGTGCTGTTCAGCGCGCCGATACGCTGTCTGATCGGGGCGGGCCTGGCCCGCGCGCTGGCCGGCTCGATCACTCCGGGCGCCCATCCGCGCGGCGGAGCGGTCCATCTGCGGCTGTGGAGCGCGGAACGGGCGGTGGCGGCGTTCGGCGTCCCGTCGCTGCTCGGCACCCCGTGGGCCGCGCGGTACGCCCGGCTCCTGGGCTGCGGGACCGGGCGGGACGTGCGGTTGCACACCATGCCCCCGGTGACGGGCCAGGCCGAGCTGGGCGACGGATGCAGCGTCGAGCCCGAGGCGGACATCGCGGGCTGGTGGCTCGACGGTGACACGCTGCACATCGGCCGGATCTCCATCGGCGCGGGCGCTCGGGTGGGCCACCGCAGCACGCTGCTGCCGGGCGCTGTCGTGGGGCGCGGTGCGGAGCTGACCGCGGGCAGCTGCCTGGACGCCCGGATCCCGGACGGTCATGTGTGGACCGGCTCACCGGCCCGGCCGGCCGAGCCCGCCGAACGCATCGCCGGCGCCGGGTGGCCCGCGCCGCCGCAGGACCGTCGGCGCCGCTGGCACCTGGCCTACGCGCTGTCCCTCACCGTGCTGCCGCTGCTGTCCCTGCTGGCGGCGGCGCCGGCGCTGTTCGCCACCTGGCTGCTGGTGCGCCACACCGCGACGCTTTCCGGGGCGGCCCTGAAACTGCTCGCCACCGCACCGCTGTTCGCGGTGACGACCACGGTGTGCGGGATGCTGATCAGCGCGCTCACCGTACGCCTGCTGAACCGCTCGATCACACCGGGTCTGCACCGCGCGGACGGCGGGGTGGCCTGGCGCGCGTGGCTGGTGACACGCATCCTCGACGGCGCCCGGGGAAGCCTGTTCCCCCTCTACGCGAGCCTGGCCACGCCGTACTGGCTGCGGCTGCTCGGCGCGCGTGTCGGCCGCGGCACCGAGATCTCGACCGTGCTGCCCCTGCCGTCGCTGCTCCAGGTGGACGACGGGGCGTTCCTCGCCGACGACACGCTCGTCGCGCCGTTCGAACTGCGCGGCGGATGGATGCGGTTGGGGCCGGTGCGCATCGGCTCGCGGGCGTTCGTCGGCAACTCGGGGATCGTCGACCCCGGCCGCGACGTCGCCGACCACGCCCTGGTGGGTGTCCTCTCCGACGCGCCGGCGCAGGGCGAGCCCGGGATGTCGTGGATCGGGCGGCCGGCGATGCCGTTGCCCCGGGTGGCCGGTGCCGCCGATCCGGCCCGGACGTTCGCGCCGCCCCGGCGGCTGGTGGCGGCCCGCGCGGCCGTGGAGCTGTGCCGTCTGCTGCCGGTGATCATCGGCACGCTGCTGGCCGAGGGCGTGCTGCTCACCGAGCAGGAAGCCCTTGACCTCGGCGGCCTGCCTCTGGTCGCGCTCGTCGGCGCTCCGCTGCTGCTGGCCGCGTCCCTGGTGGCCTGTCTGACCACGACCGGTGCCAAATGGCTGCTCGTGGGCCGCTTCCAGCCGGGCGAGCGTCCGCTGTGGTCGTCGTTCGTGTGGCGCAACGAGCTGTTCGACACGTTCGTGGAGGTGCTGGCCGTTCCGTGGGGGGCGGGAGCGCACCTGGGGACGCCCGCACTGAACTGGTGGCTGCGCAGCCTTGGCGCACGCATCGGACGCGGGGTGTGGTGCGAGACCTACTGGCTGCCGGAGACCGATCTGATCCGCCTGGACGACGGGGCAAGCGTCAACCGCGGCTGCGTGCTGCAGACCCACCTCTTCCACGACCGGATCATGCGGATGGACACCGTGCACCTGGCGGCGGGCGCCTCCCTGGGCCCGCACAGCATCGCCCTGCCCGGCACCACCATCGGCACCGGCGCGTCCATCGCCGCGTCGTCCCTCGTGATGCGCGGTGAGACGGTGCCCGACGGCACCCGCTGGGCCGGCAACCCCATCGCCGGTGTCTCCGCGACCGGCACCGCCGCACCGCTCGCCGGAGGTGAGGCGGCGTGA